The segment GATGGCAAAACCCGAAAGCAGCGCCATGACGATCCAGGTACTGACTAAGGTCTGGGTGATCTTGAAATCACCCAGCAGGGGGATGTCCGTATGGATGGTATACAGGATCTTTGCGCCGTTCAGTTCCATTTGTTACGTTTCACCCCCTTCGTCACGGGGCCCGGCTTCCGGCTCCGGTGCGGGTTCGGGGTCGTCCTCCACAGAGACGTCCACCGAAGGCCCGGCCGGTGCAAGAGGCTTGTACTTTCCGGTTATTTGCAGGTAGTAGATCGTAACGCGCGGGAAAAGCAGGGGCAGAACACTGGCAAAGGGCTGGAAGCAGGGTGCCCCGATGGACACGATGATCCACACCGCCTGCAGAAGCATCCGGACATTGTAGGAAGCCTGCAATGTCGCTTTGCGCCGTTTCTCATCCTGCTCGTCGATGACCTTCTGGCACACGATGCAGATGCCCGCAAAGTTGCCGATGGCCACCGCCGCGCCGATGAGACTGCCCAGAACAACAGTGTAATCAAATTTCACCCAGCCAACCAGGTGCAGAGCTGCAAAGATCACCCACATGACGGCGGTACAGATGGCCGTGCCGCAGGCGATGCGGGTCAGCTCCTTTTTGGATTCCGGCTGCAGTTTCATAAAGGGAAACCTCCTGTTAAGTTTACTGATGCGAATTGAACCCCACCCGCTTTGGTTTTTCCTTTTTGGTGCGGTCCATGTGTTCCTTGGCAAAATACCAGAAGTTCTGTGCCCCGGCAGCAAGGCCCAGCAGGATCGCCGGAAGGAACACCCATTCCGGCCAGCTCCAGCTGTTCACCGCCCACCATGCACCGCCCAGACACATGACCAGAGGCAGCAGCATATTCAGGCCAAGCTGGGTCAGCCAGACAAGATCCTCCAGTGCCTTATACCAGCCCTTCAATCTGCAATTCCTCCCTGTGTGGTCTTCCTGTGCAAAAGCCAGATTCTGGATTTTATGCCACAGATTTGCAATCAGCAAAAAATCTTATAACGATAGTATAATTCAAACCGGCCGTTTTTTCAATCAATTTTCCACTGTTTTCTAGTAAAATTTCATAGTTTGTTTA is part of the Faecalibacterium sp. HTF-F genome and harbors:
- a CDS encoding ATP synthase subunit I; this encodes MKLQPESKKELTRIACGTAICTAVMWVIFAALHLVGWVKFDYTVVLGSLIGAAVAIGNFAGICIVCQKVIDEQDEKRRKATLQASYNVRMLLQAVWIIVSIGAPCFQPFASVLPLLFPRVTIYYLQITGKYKPLAPAGPSVDVSVEDDPEPAPEPEAGPRDEGGET
- a CDS encoding AtpZ/AtpI family protein; this translates as MKGWYKALEDLVWLTQLGLNMLLPLVMCLGGAWWAVNSWSWPEWVFLPAILLGLAAGAQNFWYFAKEHMDRTKKEKPKRVGFNSHQ